The sequence TCCAGGCTGCAGGTGAGAAAGTCGTTTCCAGGAATCCGCTTTTTGATACAGAAAAGCGGCTACAATCGATGAACCCCAATGGGCCAATTGCAGTTGAGCGATCATGTGGTACAAACTCGGCAAACTAGTGAgcaatgacgcactgggacatgttaaacaaagaaagtttaaatttggtagctttgtttaacatgtcccagtgcgtcattttcTCTCCAGTTTGACGAGTTTGTACCACATGCTCGCTCAGCCGCAAAAGGCTCATTCACTACCGCGGCTTACTGGATTTATGGAGCTTCTCACACCCCACTGGTAGTCATGCCAGGCTGATCGCCACAACAAATAAATTGAGCTTCCTGCTTCTGAGTAAATTACtatttttgctctgttttctCGTAGAAAATTCATAATGTAGATGTTTTCATGGAGGCTTTGAAGGCGAGAAGTGTACCCCTTGAAGGTAGGGgtattaaagtggtactatgatcgaatttttaccccttgattttttaggtgtatcatatagaatcccatgaaaggataaaaatgccgtttaccgtttgcaaatatctgcattagttctggagatatttaagtttgaaaaatgagtaaaatatgcaaatgagatgactgatgacgtcatacactcaacccaatattatatcaattacattaatagagctatcttggccaatttttaacgcaggccaatgaaacttggcaggctaatagttctacagcaaacacacctacagctataaaaaattctgttcccatggaaactcactcttctccaggcccaaccctcttgatttcaatattttagcgatattgaactcaaaaaacgttaaacgaggtcaaaaacttgagctaacatatttatatccttgctggatcatgcatatgaggcaccatttgcaaatatgaaaatggaacgccaaaggtagccagaaacaccttttataatggggaggtcaggaacccagtatgttgccatggtaacagaactgtttaagttcaaattgtgaagcacatttattagaatcttactgccaagaatcaaacatttctgatgaaaattggctgagatatctttttctatcATATTTGATCagaatttggttgagtatatgacatcatcaattggctaatttgcatattttaaaaacttaaatatctctggaacgaaaagagatatttgaaaatagtaaacagcatttttcttgtcatacaggctacttgtttatgctttaaaatgggttcgattggaaagttgtgattttcgtcacagtaccactttaagtatTTAAAAAGATCCGATGCGAGTGCGGTTGCGACCTTTATTTTTTTCCAGCATTTATAAATGCGTGATGATAAAAAGCTTTAAGTTTCTGAAGCCATGTATTAAACAAATAGTGCAAATGAGAGTGAAGTAGAAGTAGTTAGGACTCTAACTGGAAAGAAGacctgggggccgtttctcgaaagacccggtaacttatcgggcccgaaaagcaattcttgaaactatgattcGCTTGTTGTGAAAAGCTGCTTTTTAACATCTTCCAGATATAAGGAAAGGTacaataactgccaagtttcaaagcttgaaacgtgttcttgttgaagatacaaagggatttatgtcacccgaaaagtttcggaacgttcgagaaacgggctgcAGGACCGATTTGCCTCTTTACGCTTGTCGTTCGAGATAGAGATGAATTCGGGACAGTGGAAGACATTAACTCATCCAGTGAGGAATTTGAACCCTGGGCACGCGTAAGCAAATCCGGTGTTCAAAGCAGCTCCCTTGTAGACTTCGTTTCTTTCTCTTACGTGATGTTGTCTCTTTTGCGTTTGTTTCAAACAGAAATTGGAATTGATGCTCGTCACATTGTGGATGGACACAGAGAGAAGACATTGGCCCTGCTGTggcaaattatttttcattttcaggtaATTTAAAGTTTAGGCGTTTGTTATTGATAAGCAGGGGAAAAACGATGACCGCCATTCAGACTTCAGATTCACATTTTTAACGGCAACATAACtttacagtgccgtagcaagggtaatataaggtGGGGGGGGgagcacgcgagcgccggaggtgcgaggcgctaggggggtgtgggggtatgctcccccagaaaattttgaaatctagaggcttggaaatgctatttccagcgttttccaagagctatttgtgatttacgcatatcgcgaattatttacttcgtacactgtctcagcaaaccaatgcaccttgagagtaaaacacttgcaacgtcaattacaaaatagaaaaccgactatctctgtatcttgaaaccagtaaatgtttgccttttcagagtcatcatagtaagttcgtagttattaaactgtctgagttgccttagaggcaaacgtagacttaatcggcaggtcgttttttgaaaacttcgcaaacagttgcttgataatatcttattttcaacattttatacaggtctgtttttactttttaggaaaaaaactgggggggcacgggcccccctggcccctccccttTCTACGGCACTGCTTTACGAACAAAAATATCCCTTTTCATAAAAGAAATATCCGTATATATCTGCTCTTGTAACATACATCTAGTTCATCAGTCCTGTGTCGTTTCTTTTTCAGTCTTAGTAGCAGTTATGAACCTCCAGATTTTCAATGACAACACTGTTAAGCATTTAATCAgcaaaaaatggtttgaactctACGGTTTTTCGCTTTCATTTTCTCAGCAAATCTTGAAATTGCTAAATCTAAAGCGATTCCTTCCTACTTTTTTGCTCGTTTTCACAAGGAGGAAATCGTTCCTGTGAATTCAGACAAAGCGAATCCAATTCTGCGGTAGAGTTTTGTCCTTTGAAACAATGCATATTTATTCCCGGCATACCTGTTTTATTACGACAGTTTGTCATATTTAAGTTACTAGCAGCGCAATAAATCGCTGAGATTGAACCTTTTTCTTAGCCGCCACGGCAATCGTGTTTTCTGAGGCATTTTCTACGTCACAGCTTTGTAATGTGATCGTTTCGGCCTCGCGCAAGATGAAGACACTTTTTGACGCCGAATATACCTCAAGTGAATGTTTTGCCAACTTAAACCTacctgggttgtcaggttttgccagcggACGCTGCAGTCTGCTGACTGCCATTAGTGGAAGCTCTAGGTGGTCTCAGACATCCAACCTCCACTTAGCGACGCAGTTGTTAATTGTTTTATTGCCTTTACATATTTTGGCCTTCTCGTGCTAGGTTAAAGTCTTGTTGAGTGAAAAACTCCTGAAAGTAGAAATTGCCCACTTGGAAAGTTCCAGGCAACTTCGCGATCAGTTGAACGCTGCTGAGAACTGGGTCGTAGATGACCCTTCTGATTTCCCAAGTAAACGGTGCGACTCATCTGAGTTGTTCTTCAAATCAGACCTGCTTCGACTGCTTTTTCGGTGGTGTAAGATAGTTTGCAGGCTTTACGGTATGAAGGTAAGGACAAACTTTTTCTTATAAAACCTAGTGAATacgtatgatcctcgcagttttttagCGCTACCGtaacttaagcagtagcgagaaaggcctgaaaaagcGCTAAAGGGGATCTCACAAATTAATTTCCATTTGCAGTCCTAattcatgaaattcatgtatttcatcattcacatatGCAATTCCTAATACTGATATTCTATTAAATGCGGAGAGTTCCATTTAGGATTTTAAGATTCATGCTTTTGTTCGTGGCTTCTTGACGAGAGTCAAGTATAAGGCCATTAAAAAAGTATAAAATGCAAAGAACAAGTTATTAAAAGAGCTCTGCTGCGAAGTGTTGAGCaagtcatttcttttttttttctctctctctgaaTTCAGATCGAGAATTTCACAGTGTCGTTTTCAGATGGCCGTGCCCTTTGCTATCTGCTCAACCATTATCACCCTTCACTTCTCCCCGCGTCATTCATAAAGCAACAAACCAGCTTAACCTGCAATCCAGGGGTAAACAATGTAAGCGACAGTGAAGGAGATCAAGATGTAGCGCTGAACTCATGGATTACAACTTTAAGTCCAGGTGAGCGGGTCGACGGTGATGCTGCAAATTACTATTTCGCATACGAAACTTCGcggaaacattttcaaaatttatgaCCTTTTTGCGTTAAAAGTAACCCGATGTGACATAAAATTATCTGAAAACAATTCAGCCGTTTTACAACTGACCTGTGCTTGATGCCGTTTGCACTCGTTATCAAATCACAAAGCTTTCAGAAAAGCTCTGTTCACTTTCGTGGTATTTCTAACCTTCAATTTTCAAAAGCAAACTTTGAGCAAAATTAGTGTCTGCCGCTGACAATATTGTCATTCCTTTGACGAAGCGACCCTTTAGTACTGATTGAAGTTTAGGGGTTATTTTAGTCAAGAAAAGACTGCTTGCTTTTTGGAGGAAAATGCTCTAATTGTGAAATTGCTTCTAACGTAGGTTCTGGAACAAATAAGTTCCTTGAGGAACTAAAGGCAAATGAGCGCGAGAATTTTCGGATGGTAGGAGAAAAGGTGAGAAACATGTCACATGTTTTTccaataaataataaagaaaatgaattcTGTACTTCGTGCCAAGTTATTAAAGCTGTCAGTCGCGATGCCATGTCCGAACCAGCTGCTTTGCTGagtgaaaacaaactcaaaCGAAGCCCACTGAACCGAAATTAGTTTGCCTCCTGTTAACTATTGTTGTTAACTGTTGTCATTTTTCTCAGGTGAAAGAACTAGGTGGCGTCCCTCTGATGACAAAAATCTCTGACATGTCTTGCACAATTCCTGACGAAAAGGTAGCTGAAGAATTGTGTGAATCTTTAAATTAGGATTTTTAAGCTAATCAAGCTGATCGATGATCTAGACGaaactttctttttctctctctctagGTTGTTATAACGTATGTGGCGTATCTTTGTGCGCGTTTGTTGGATCTCAGAGAGGAGACTAGGGCTGCGCGCCTCATTCAGATGACGTGGCGGCGGTATCATCTCAAACGACAACTTCATTTCAAGAAGGTGAGAATCCTTtcgtatttaattttttttttcaaagcgatTCTTAAGGgtcagtttgtttgtttgttattgattgatttatttattaatttttttcctacaGGCGCTTGAAAGAGTGATTGTTCGTGTCCAGGTAAGGAAAAGATGACTTGTATTTCCTGTTCCCGAAGATAGGACAAGTTACGGGGAGATATCATTTGATTTTCTgtgtccagttgttcaaacccTGACTAAACTAATCCAGGATTCGCAGAAACGTTTGAAACCATTTACTTGCAAACCTAGGAAGATTGTCGTAAGATTTTGCTCCTTATGTTGTAAACCTGAcctttattttctgtcaagttTGAATTACATGGGTCGGACGTTCTAGACCAAAGAAATAAGGACCTTGTTTGTCGTTTAATTCTGAGTTAACGTTAAGGGTCTTTTAAACGACTGGGCTTTTAAGTGGGGAGGGGGTCGCAGAGGATGTACCAGTGGCGCGAGTCCTATCTCCTGACCTTGGAAACGAGATAAAGGTTTCACGCACATTGATACGTCACCGAACACCCGCAATGCATTTCGCGAGCAATCTTACGAGTCGAAGGTTAATCAGCGCACTTCTCAGACCGTCGAGTTGCTCAATTAAGACGCAATTTCATTTCCCGTTACCTTATCTAGCTCTCGTTCTTAAATAAagctaatttttgttttgcaatCTTACTCCATAGGCTCGTGCTCGGGCAACAATTTATCGCCGTAAATTTCAAACCATGAAGCAGTCAGCTTTGCTCATCCAGTCCGTGTTCCGTGGTCACCTCGTGCGACAGCAACTTCGAGCTCGCCATGAGGCGGCACATTGCATTCAGACTCGCTACCTGGCCTACAGAAGAGGTCGAGACGTACTGGAACGCTACACTAAACTCCGTAAAACTGTAAAACGACTACAGTCTATTGTCTTGATTAAACAGAGAGAGCGACGTGCTAAACAGGAGCGGGCTGTTTTGACTTTGCAGGCTGCTTGGAGAGGATACACTGTAAGGAGAAGATTAAATGAGCAGAGAGCGGCATGTTCTAAGATACAGGCTTACTTCAGAAGTTCCTTTCAAAGAAAACGCCATTTACTTCTTAAAGAGGCAGCTTCGATTATCCAGAAAAACTGGAGATCTTTGATTCGAGGAAGAAAAGAGCGGCAGTGGTTTCTTCGCATCAAGCGATATGTTATCTTTCTGCAGTCTCACTACAGAGGGAAACGAGATCGGCAACTTGTCAGGAAGATTCGCGCGGCTACAGCCATCCAAAGGTACATGCGTACTCGGCAAGCACGTGCGAAGTTCCAACTCCTAAAACGAGCAACTGTTACGATACAAGCTTATACCAGAGGATATCAGGCACAGAGAAAGTTCGCCATGATGAAAAACGCTGCAAGGGTTTTACAGGATTACTTTAGAGCATTTCTCCAAGGTCGACGACAGAGGAAAAGATACGACAGTGAAAAGAGAGCTTGCGTTAAAGTTCAGTCATGGTTAAGATGTCAAATTCGAAGGAAAGAATTTTTACGCAAGAAAAACGCAGCGATCAGACTGCAGTCCCACGTAAGAAGGTCCCTTGCACAAAGAAGATACCACGCGCTCTTTGCATCGACGTTATTCGTCCAAAAGAGATTCAGAGCTTTGCTTTGTGTCAAAGAAGCTCGTAGGAATTTCCAGCGGATTAAATTATCTGTTGTGAAGATCCAGGCCTACTACAGAGGCTTCAAGTGTCGAGGGCGATTTGTGCAAGTCAAACAAGCGACCATTATCCTGCAGTCTCATTTCAGGCGTTTTCTAAGTCGTAAAAAGTTCTTGCGTTATAAATACGCTTCAAATGTGATTCAGACCCGTTACTACGCTTTACTTCAGGGCCGTATACAGAGGTTGAAGTACAAGCACACTCTTTGTTGCATCGTGCGCCTTCAGGCCATGGTCAGAGGTTGTATCGTCCGTAGACATGTTCACGCTCAGCACAAATCAGCAATCGCGATTCAAGCTTTGTACCGCCAGTACTCTTACTCTAAGAGATATCGCAAGCTTCGAGAGTCAGCCATTGTAGTTCAACGGCGTTATCGCTCCGTGTTGGTGATGCGTCAACACTTTGTGCATCTTCAGCGCGTAAAATCTTCAGTGCGGTGCATTCAGGCGTATTACAGGGGATACCGCGCAAGGCAATTCTACGGGATGCTGAAGGCGACTGTTGTTTTGCAGTCTGCATTATGTGGTTGGCAAGTTCGAAAAGGTCTCAAACGTCAACAGTTGGCAGCGACCACGGCTCAAGCACTCATAAGAGGCCATATGGCACGTAAAGAGTACCTCTCTCTGAGACAGGCTTCTTTGGCATTGCAGAGTAGATATCGTGCAGTTCTAGTTGCTCGGAAAGCGCGATCCAATTATCTACGTGTACGAAACGACACGGTTAAAATACAGTCGTTTTTTCGTGGGTTCCTAGCAAGAAAACATGTTCAGCGTCTAAGAAGCGCCCGAAAAATACAAGCTGTCTATCGAGGCTACATTTCAAGAAAGTCTTACGATAACACGCGCAGTGGGGTTATTCTTATTCAGGCTGTTGTACGTGGTTATCTGGCAAGGAAACGCTTCTCTAGACTCAAGAAAAACACTCTGATGTTGCAGAGGCGGTATCGTGCCAGTGTGTTTGGCATGTGTCAGTATGTACGTTATCATGTGCTTCGTGGTGCTTGCATCGTACTCCAAGCGGCTTGGCGTGGTTACCAATGTCGCAAGGAGTACCAAGAAATGCGAAAGGCGGCCATAGTCTGCCAACAAAGATACAGGAGAATGTTAGTGGGAAGGAGTCAACGGCGACGCTTCCTTGCTATGAAAACGGCTGTCATCCGTCTCCAAGCCTGTGCGCGTGGCTGGCTCGACAGAAAACTACAGATGAAAGAGTTGGCAGCGATGAAGATTCAAAGCACATACAAGATGCACAAAGCAAGGAGAGAATTTGTGGACCTCAAGAAAGCTGTAGTGAAAATGCAAGCTCAAATACGCATGATTCGTGAGAAGCAGCGATTTAACAAAGTGAAGAATTCGGCTCTGGTGATTCAGCGGAGATTTAGAGCAGGAGTCCTTTGCAAGCAGGACCAACTGGCTTATCATTTTGTGCGAGGTGCTGCCATTACCATACAGATGGTGGTCAGGGGATACCTAGTGCGAGTGAAGATGCGCAAAATGAATAATGCCGCTGTCAAGATTCAAGCTTTTGTTCGTGGGTTTCTGACGAGAAACAAGTATAAAGCTGTTAAAAGAGCTACGCTTACTTTGCAAGTCCGATGGCGCGCTTGGCTGCTTGGCCGTGTGGTGGCCCGAAACTACCGGGCACTGAGGTCAGGTGCTGTTATAATCCAATCAACTTATCGGAAATTTAGAACGTACCGTGAATTGAAAAGACACCACGCAGCAACGAAGATTCAGTGCACTTTCCGCCAATACATTTGCCGTTCGAAATTCCTCGTCCAAAAATCCTCCGCGATTACTATTCAAACGGCGTTTCGGCGTTACTCGAGGCAACAATTTTTCCTTAAACTGCTCTGGGCTGTGTTAGCAATTTAACGACAATTTCGAGCCCAGCAGGAGGTGAAGAGAGCGACACAGCATTACACTACACAGCGGAGGGCCTGTATTGTGATTCAAGGTCGAGTTAGAGGATGGCTTTGTCGAAGTCAATACCAATCAGTCAGGGCAGCGACTATCGTCATGCAGCAGAGTCGTAGAGCGTGCACAAGAAGTCGTACACTTAGACATGAGTACTTACAGTTGAAAACCGCCACTATATTTGTACAGTGTCACTGGAGGATGTTATCGACTAGGAGCAGATATGAGAAAACAAGAAACGCTGTCATTAAAATTCAAGCTGTTTTCCGAATGAAAAAAGCTGCGAAATTTTACAAGAGTCTCAAAGCAGCCACTTTAATGATACAGAGGCGATACAGAGCAAACAGACTTTGCAAAGAGCTGCACAAAATCCATCAAGCAACTCGAAGAAGTGCCATCTTGATACAAGCCTACATTCGTGGTTTTCAAGCAAGAAAACGAGTTGCTAAAATGATTGACGAAGAATTGAAATGCAAGGCGGCTGCAACGGCAATTCAGCGATGTTATCGCGGATACCGCTGTATGAAGAAAACCTTAATTGCTTACCACATAACCCGTGGAGCTATCATCACCATACAAGCAGCTTGGCGCAAGTATGAAGCTCGGACATTTTTCCACAAACTCAGAGCTACCATCAAGGTTCAGGCATTCTATCGAGCATCAAGTCAACGAAGAAAGTTTCTTAAAATAAGGGACACATTGTGCAGGTTACAAGCGGTAGTGCGTCGTAATCAAACGAGAAAGCGATTTGAAAAAATGCGGGAAACTGTCATTACGCTTCAACAGTGGTACAGAGCTCAAGTGGCGATGAAGAAGACTTATCGAGAATATCAATGCTTGAAACATACAACGATAGTGATTCAGTCCTATTTTCGACGTCATCAGCAACGTCAGGAATATCTCCGTGAAAGACAGAAGGTGATAGTGGTACAGTCTTTGCTGCGCATGCGCCTGGAAAGGACTCGTTTTCAACAGAAGCGTCTCGCAGCGATTGCCATCCAACGTTGGTATCGCTCGCACTTAATCGGTCAAGCAGTTCGTCATCGATTCCGATTGATGCAGTTTGCGGCTGGCACAATTCAGGTACCTACTACATTTGTTCAActtattttaattattgacagttttagCATCTCTGTATAAGTTTGCCGTGCTTGTGCTCGCATTTGAGGATTGCCTGCTTAGTTTGGGTATATGTATTATTTTGTCAACCCCCAAACCCCGTTTTCGCCAGACGATTAACCAAAATCACTCTCTGGTCTGGAGACGAGTAGGTCTGTATCAACGATTTGGGTGACAAAAGGGGTGGTTTATAGTACTGAGATTTCACCAAACGTCAGGTTTGGGACGCTGTCACAGAGAATTGGATCCATGTGTGAGTTGTCTGACCTCAGTGCTTTACAACTGATTGACTAAAGTTAAACCCACAGAGCTTTTACCGAAGATGGAAAGCAAGAAGGGAAGCCAAGAAACAAAAAGCCGCTATATTGATCCAATCTGGTGTACGAGGACTCATTGAAAGACGGAATCACCAACGTCAAAGACAGCTTATTATCTATTTACAAGCAGTGGTAAGGGCTCAGCGGTGTTACAAGAAATATCACCAAGTTAAAAATGTCACACTTTTTATTCAAAGAAGAGTGAGAGAAAATATGGTGGCAAAGAATGCGAGACGAGAATTTCTGGAAACGAAACGGGCAGTGGTGTCTCTTCAATCCGGTTATCGTGGCTGGAAGTCCCGCTATCTTGTTTGCAGGCTCAAAGCGGTGCTTCTGATCCAAAGATGGTTTCGCGCTAAAATGGTGGCAAGAATGGCTCGGGCAGAGTACCAGAGGATCAAAAATGCTACTCTCCTCATACAGGCCGCTTATCGCGGTTACTGCGGGCGGATGATGGCAAGGAAAATTCGCGCAGTAAGAATCTCTTTATCTTTAGATTTATCAACGTTTGGTGCACAAAACCAGTCGTGATTAAAACGTGTGCTTTTTTCATAGGGAAAAAGAGAATTTTAGCTATCAATCGAATTTCTTGCCGACCAAACTGATAttagattatttttattatttacttttcTTAGTGTCAACGAGCCGAACGACTCGTGCAGGTGAAACTGTTCACATCAGCTGTGTACTTTCATCTGTGTGCTATCAAAATCCAGCGGTGTTATCGCAGAGCACGTGTTGTCGCTGTGGCCAAAGCCCGATTGGATGCTGTTGTTCTTATCCAGGTATCTGAAGAGTtatatattttcaaaacaataaaaaaaacgtAATAGTGAGCTGCTATTAAGCAGTCAAAAATAATTTGTGGACAAAACTAATAGCACAACTGTCGTACCAGCTGCTTTGTGTTGCGAAAGGAAGATCGACTTGaacgaaaataacaaatgcTCTTGTCTGTGTAAATCAGCATGAACTAC is a genomic window of Acropora muricata isolate sample 2 chromosome 8, ASM3666990v1, whole genome shotgun sequence containing:
- the LOC136924529 gene encoding LOW QUALITY PROTEIN: abnormal spindle-like microcephaly-associated protein homolog (The sequence of the model RefSeq protein was modified relative to this genomic sequence to represent the inferred CDS: inserted 2 bases in 1 codon; substituted 1 base at 1 genomic stop codon) — its product is MLDSGSDLGHLTPRKENYPPIDNGHSKRAQWYSPCKSVLRIPLSPESDVPTLHLTQFSKVPKISFGIVAVGSSKTEPFVVWNPHMINQTLEVVKCPTENGFFLELNGQEFDGKSITIGPKEEKFVSITWEPKEGGDFREIIRFRWGERFPEFQVIVFGNAVEPNNSKSTVKRKPILRMAKKSTKTILRPSQVLNACDPRAANGFECITTDFLETLEESVLDNQSEENVRRDTYVLNHARPQKNFISKQATSAQENVYSKLKPSTPIFSKLSTTGNAVRKTNKVVLSKKKLSPPSAGCLNKRRKRKVKLKVAANGVAQRKLHLVKTPLKNNLPRHPMPFASKNLYYDERWFIKQEEGFTKWLNFILTPTDGCNGSAQVDFCKGNMALGSSKSQPLAPTKETLSFRAYTARRKMARLRRSSCLLYQSEPLGHIIRRIEAEVENGRVAIRPDKKMHADFGIKRQVVDMLLSYNPLWLRIGLETIYGEILPIQSNYDVXLSRFLRDRLLNNPDIAEAFVHPQVPGLYREGYVEQLGKFTLKKFLLLVLFLDRAKLTRLIDHAYDPCLFKKEAAFKSNRSVLISFSREYLKGEGDITKHLGFLGYSVTHTQKAIDEVDYAVSNIATDLRDGLRLTRVTELLTQDWQLSASLRVPAISRLQKIHNVDVFMEALKARSVPLEEIGIDARHIVDGHREKTLALLWQIIFHFQVKVLLSEKLLKVEIAHLESSRQLRDQLNAAENWVVDDPSDFPSKRCDSSELFFKSDLLRLLFRWCKIVCRLYGMKIENFTVSFSDGRALCYLLNHYHPSLLPASFIKQQTSLTCNPGVNNVSDSEGDQDVALNSWITTLSPGSGTNKFLEELKANERENFRMVGEKVKELGGVPLMTKISDMSCTIPDEKVVITYVAYLCARLLDLREETRAARLIQMTWRRYHLKRQLHFKKALERVIVRVQARARATIYRRKFQTMKQSALLIQSVFRGHLVRQQLRARHEAAHCIQTRYLAYRRGRDVLERYTKLRKTVKRLQSIVLIKQRERRAKQERAVLTLQAAWRGYTVRRRLNEQRAACSKIQAYFRSSFQRKRHLLLKEAASIIQKNWRSLIRGRKERQWFLRIKRYVIFLQSHYRGKRDRQLVRKIRAATAIQRYMRTRQARAKFQLLKRATVTIQAYTRGYQAQRKFAMMKNAARVLQDYFRAFLQGRRQRKRYDSEKRACVKVQSWLRCQIRRKEFLRKKNAAIRLQSHVRRSLAQRRYHALFASTLFVQKRFRALLCVKEARRNFQRIKLSVVKIQAYYRGFKCRGRFVQVKQATIILQSHFRRFLSRKKFLRYKYASNVIQTRYYALLQGRIQRLKYKHTLCCIVRLQAMVRGCIVRRHVHAQHKSAIAIQALYRQYSYSKRYRKLRESAIVVQRRYRSVLVMRQHFVHLQRVKSSVRCIQAYYRGYRARQFYGMLKATVVLQSALCGWQVRKGLKRQQLAATTAQALIRGHMARKEYLSLRQASLALQSRYRAVLVARKARSNYLRVRNDTVKIQSFFRGFLARKHVQRLRSARKIQAVYRGYISRKSYDNTRSGVILIQAVVRGYLARKRFSRLKKNTLMLQRRYRASVFGMCQYVRYHVLRGACIVLQAAWRGYQCRKEYQEMRKAAIVCQQRYRRMLVGRSQRRRFLAMKTAVIRLQACARGWLDRKLQMKELAAMKIQSTYKMHKARREFVDLKKAVVKMQAQIRMIREKQRFNKVKNSALVIQRRFRAGVLCKQDQLAYHFVRGAAITIQMVVRGYLVRVKMRKMNNAAVKIQAFVRGFLTRNKYKAVKRATLTLQVRWRAWLLGRVVARNYRALRSGAVIIQSTYRKFRTYRELKRHHAATKIQCTFRQYICRSKFLVQKSSAITIQTAFRRYSRQQFFLKLLWAVLAIXRQFRAQQEVKRATQHYTTQRRACIVIQGRVRGWLCRSQYQSVRAATIVMQQSRRACTRSRTLRHEYLQLKTATIFVQCHWRMLSTRSRYEKTRNAVIKIQAVFRMKKAAKFYKSLKAATLMIQRRYRANRLCKELHKIHQATRRSAILIQAYIRGFQARKRVAKMIDEELKCKAAATAIQRCYRGYRCMKKTLIAYHITRGAIITIQAAWRKYEARTFFHKLRATIKVQAFYRASSQRRKFLKIRDTLCRLQAVVRRNQTRKRFEKMRETVITLQQWYRAQVAMKKTYREYQCLKHTTIVIQSYFRRHQQRQEYLRERQKVIVVQSLLRMRLERTRFQQKRLAAIAIQRWYRSHLIGQAVRHRFRLMQFAAGTIQSFYRRWKARREAKKQKAAILIQSGVRGLIERRNHQRQRQLIIYLQAVVRAQRCYKKYHQVKNVTLFIQRRVRENMVAKNARREFLETKRAVVSLQSGYRGWKSRYLVCRLKAVLLIQRWFRAKMVARMARAEYQRIKNATLLIQAAYRGYCGRMMARKIRACQRAERLVQVKLFTSAVYFHLCAIKIQRCYRRARVVAVAKARLDAVVLIQCWWRAALKRLWFIRLCSATVVLQKACRRKLDAKNASAAKIQALVRGHLTMNQLRLVNKSALRIQTFWRGYRVRRTVSSLKVKRVRRRIESANAAATEPMKLCNRTRSALDFLLKCKNISRIVGALTNLEVVTRLSEVCCQQVVENGTLPVIFKVMKKCNRSLPHLEVIKYSLSILYNVAKFSSLYRTVYEESDSVDIFIALLVNFKDKGIVFIKTCCLLLLLCRDESIAQEISVKKRSIQDIKSVLNITERNYKLKAKRSKIKSTAENNTCHLAPVTPRKHAPHTVIRQNSVDVAQDPLEAVRLLVHRLGIASAAN